One window of Thermocoleostomius sinensis A174 genomic DNA carries:
- a CDS encoding glycosyltransferase family 2 protein, with protein MEPMPLVSIIIVSYNYEQFLRDAIDSALNQTYKKIEVIVVDDGSTDSSPTIINSYGDQIIKVLKKNGGEASAVNAGVAASSGDIICLLDSDDLYFPERITKVVEFFNSSSEVGWVFTESAAVTTVDFQSSGAEAIFSDIRCKNVEKTFRKIDFRENIKRAELPNFTPSSSNLCFSRSLLEQLFPLPEIKGFTGMALTDLYVTSIAVGLATGYKTEQKLGIYRVHMKHKSLTLARRRRIYAEIYMTAGYWMKINFPAFKKLSKKLITKGYGAYLNSRHLKLDSADADCETMMSKYLMTLPFLEQIEARLMIFYYSIQLRSLYS; from the coding sequence ATGGAACCGATGCCATTAGTTAGCATTATTATTGTTAGCTATAATTATGAACAATTCTTGAGAGATGCTATCGATAGTGCTTTAAATCAAACCTACAAAAAAATTGAAGTAATTGTAGTAGATGACGGCTCAACTGATAGCTCTCCAACGATTATTAATAGCTATGGTGATCAAATTATTAAAGTTCTGAAGAAGAATGGCGGAGAGGCTTCCGCTGTCAATGCAGGAGTTGCCGCAAGCTCCGGAGATATCATCTGTCTGCTTGATTCGGATGATTTGTACTTTCCTGAACGAATCACTAAGGTCGTTGAGTTTTTTAACAGTTCATCTGAGGTTGGTTGGGTTTTTACAGAATCAGCCGCCGTCACAACAGTCGATTTTCAATCATCCGGGGCTGAGGCTATTTTTAGTGATATTCGCTGTAAAAATGTAGAAAAGACATTCAGGAAAATTGATTTCAGAGAAAATATCAAACGCGCCGAATTACCAAACTTCACTCCCTCTAGTTCTAATCTTTGCTTTTCGCGATCGCTTCTAGAGCAGCTATTTCCATTGCCGGAAATTAAAGGATTCACAGGGATGGCCCTCACTGATCTCTATGTCACTTCTATTGCAGTCGGGCTGGCAACGGGCTATAAAACGGAGCAAAAACTGGGTATTTATAGAGTACACATGAAACACAAATCACTCACATTGGCGAGAAGGCGTAGGATTTATGCAGAAATCTATATGACGGCTGGCTATTGGATGAAAATCAATTTTCCAGCGTTTAAAAAGCTGAGTAAAAAGCTAATCACCAAGGGCTATGGTGCCTACTTGAACAGTCGGCATCTCAAGCTTGATAGCGCTGACGCTGATTGCGAGACCATGATGAGCAAGTATCTGATGACCCTGCCTTTTCTAGAACAGATTGAAGCAAGACTAATGATTTTTTACTATTCTATTCAGCTTCGTTCTCTGTATAGCTAA
- a CDS encoding Eco57I restriction-modification methylase domain-containing protein has translation MNSSWLRPIEAWRQAIVTQLVQQSQASTSESNRIAQHLGLALLWLCGCEHGRILSTGTIEQWQHQSDLYPRLLELLHRTDNRLGISFPFALPTVAIPDELLRRLLNALGKANRQSTLERIGEQLGQLYEHSLSWQAESDHLANQSIAIPSPRITKKNRGIYYTPAIVVDYIVKQTIGRVLAAEPSSNLPSFQILDPACGSGAFLLGAYQYLLNWQLQRYLTVGKSSVLVPDSHGQWQLSIAEHLRLLNYLYGVDIDPAAIGVTRLSLWLMTLTSPDTLDRPLPDLSNQLRCGNALIDADCHDFTWQQAFPTILANGGFEVVIGNPPYLDSEGMTTHLPNWRQACTQQYRSAVGNWDLFCVFIEKAIDLCRSGGFISLVVPNKLASAAYAHPVRQLLTQTTQLLHLRDYAAVPVFAASVYPLVFVAKKGGTSNSSLLYEAMQDLQQVHSSRSINLFASGDMWRFTTPVSQSLLSRLQQTLPALGDIARVQGAATVAEAYEIQSLIQDNSLPTTGDLPVINSGTIDRYQLRWGHKPLRYLGQVYHYPCVAAVHSTKLPTKRYQQATKPKIIVAGLSQQLECAIDRHGSVLAAKSTSIIWQDTETLDLRYLLGLLNSQLLNAYFRHSFGGNRLQGGYYRVGPPQLRSLPIYMPNWDDATDRQQYIRLIALVEQRLSATTTSQFGPLDHAIDRLVYALYRLNEAEIKTVEAIGWEL, from the coding sequence ATGAATTCCTCTTGGCTGAGACCGATCGAGGCTTGGCGACAGGCGATCGTCACTCAGTTAGTTCAGCAGAGTCAGGCTTCTACCAGTGAAAGTAACCGCATTGCCCAACATCTGGGGTTAGCGCTGCTGTGGCTGTGCGGTTGTGAGCACGGTAGAATACTGTCAACGGGAACAATCGAACAGTGGCAACACCAATCAGACTTATATCCTCGACTGTTGGAGTTGTTGCATCGCACAGACAATCGCTTAGGCATTTCTTTTCCCTTTGCCTTACCGACTGTTGCCATTCCTGACGAGCTGTTGCGGCGATTGCTGAATGCGCTGGGCAAAGCAAACAGGCAATCTACGCTAGAGAGAATCGGCGAACAGTTAGGGCAACTCTATGAACACAGTTTGTCTTGGCAGGCTGAATCAGATCATCTGGCCAATCAATCGATCGCCATCCCCTCTCCACGTATCACCAAAAAAAATCGGGGAATTTACTATACACCCGCGATTGTGGTGGATTATATCGTGAAGCAAACGATCGGGCGAGTTCTGGCAGCAGAACCATCGAGTAATTTGCCGTCCTTCCAAATCCTTGATCCGGCCTGTGGCAGCGGCGCGTTTTTGCTGGGTGCCTATCAATATTTATTGAATTGGCAATTGCAACGATATTTGACAGTGGGCAAGTCATCAGTACTTGTGCCAGATTCACACGGGCAATGGCAGTTGTCAATCGCTGAACACCTGCGGTTGTTAAATTACCTCTACGGAGTAGATATTGATCCAGCGGCAATCGGGGTGACACGGCTATCGCTGTGGCTCATGACCCTGACCTCGCCGGATACTCTCGATCGACCGTTGCCCGATCTCAGCAACCAACTGCGTTGTGGTAATGCCTTGATCGATGCCGATTGTCATGACTTTACTTGGCAGCAAGCCTTTCCTACCATTTTGGCGAATGGTGGCTTTGAGGTGGTAATTGGCAATCCCCCCTACCTCGACTCGGAGGGAATGACCACACACTTGCCCAACTGGCGGCAGGCCTGCACCCAACAATATCGATCGGCGGTAGGCAATTGGGATTTGTTTTGTGTGTTTATTGAAAAGGCGATCGATCTGTGTCGATCGGGTGGATTCATCAGCCTGGTTGTGCCTAACAAACTAGCGTCGGCTGCTTATGCTCATCCAGTGCGGCAATTACTGACTCAAACGACCCAGCTTCTTCACCTGCGTGATTACGCGGCTGTGCCTGTGTTTGCCGCGTCGGTCTATCCACTGGTGTTTGTGGCAAAGAAGGGTGGAACTTCCAACTCTTCTCTCTTGTATGAAGCAATGCAAGATTTGCAGCAGGTGCACTCTAGCCGATCGATCAACCTATTTGCCTCTGGGGACATGTGGCGCTTCACCACTCCGGTAAGCCAGTCCCTTCTGAGTCGCCTGCAACAAACCCTGCCAGCCTTGGGTGACATTGCCCGCGTGCAAGGAGCCGCGACTGTCGCAGAAGCTTACGAAATTCAATCCTTAATTCAGGACAATTCGCTGCCGACTACAGGCGATTTACCTGTGATCAACAGCGGCACAATCGATCGCTATCAGTTGCGGTGGGGACACAAGCCATTGCGCTATCTGGGACAGGTGTATCATTATCCCTGCGTTGCGGCGGTACACAGCACCAAACTGCCAACAAAGCGCTATCAACAAGCCACGAAACCAAAAATCATTGTGGCAGGACTCTCACAGCAGTTGGAATGTGCGATCGATCGCCATGGTTCGGTGTTAGCGGCCAAATCGACTTCTATTATTTGGCAGGACACAGAAACACTGGATCTGCGCTACTTGCTGGGGTTGCTCAATAGCCAATTGCTGAACGCTTACTTCCGCCATTCGTTCGGCGGCAATCGGCTGCAAGGTGGCTATTATCGCGTCGGTCCACCCCAGTTACGATCGCTGCCCATTTACATGCCAAATTGGGATGACGCCACCGATCGTCAGCAATACATCCGCTTGATTGCTCTTGTCGAACAACGGTTAAGCGCTACCACAACTAGCCAGTTTGGGCCACTAGACCACGCAATCGATCGGTTAGTGTATGCCTTGTATCGGCTTAATGAAGCGGAAATTAAGACAGTAGAAGCAATCGGCTGGGAATTATAG
- a CDS encoding SOS response-associated peptidase codes for MCGRYTLTQSGEAIAAAFDLADVPTVSPRYNIAPTQPAAVVRAGEADREFTYLYWGLIPSWSKDPSIGARLINARSETVTEKPSFRAAFKRRRCLIVADGFYEWQRLPKRKQPYYFQLVDRQPFALAGLWEHWETGNGDVIDSCTILTTVANAVLEPVHDRMPVVLPPDTYDLWLDPQIQQPDRLLPLLRPYPAEAMQSYPVSLKVNSPKNDTAECIQPLDQSTEAETEPVNTPENSR; via the coding sequence ATGTGTGGACGATATACCCTAACGCAATCTGGGGAGGCGATCGCAGCCGCGTTTGATTTGGCAGACGTTCCTACGGTGTCTCCTCGCTACAATATTGCCCCAACGCAACCAGCAGCGGTAGTGCGGGCTGGAGAAGCCGATCGCGAATTCACCTATTTGTACTGGGGCTTAATTCCGTCCTGGTCAAAAGATCCCAGCATTGGTGCACGGTTAATTAATGCCCGATCGGAGACAGTGACAGAAAAGCCGTCGTTTCGGGCGGCGTTCAAGCGGCGGCGCTGTCTAATTGTGGCGGATGGCTTTTACGAGTGGCAGCGGTTGCCCAAGAGGAAACAACCCTATTACTTTCAACTAGTCGATCGTCAACCCTTCGCCTTGGCTGGACTGTGGGAGCATTGGGAAACCGGCAACGGCGATGTGATTGACTCTTGCACAATTCTGACAACCGTAGCGAATGCGGTGTTGGAGCCAGTGCACGATCGAATGCCCGTAGTGCTGCCTCCGGACACCTATGATCTGTGGCTTGATCCACAGATACAACAGCCCGATCGACTGTTGCCACTGTTGCGCCCGTATCCGGCTGAAGCCATGCAGAGCTACCCGGTTAGCCTCAAGGTCAATAGTCCCAAAAATGACACGGCTGAGTGTATCCAGCCCTTAGACCAGTCCACAGAGGCTGAGACGGAACCTGTCAACACACCAGAGAACTCTCGATGA
- a CDS encoding SRPBCC family protein, which yields MITGAGGNYIGWVLVAASPEVAWSVLTDYENFEQFLPTVASSSVIEADASRKVVEQVDSRRVLMMEVESTVRTENIEQAPDRIYFQLVDGDLKTLQGYWKLYPIAIETGNSQDQLPQVLVTQTVEAEANAGLLEGMFHQVFAGSLSDNLRAIQQEAERRSLCVDDIP from the coding sequence GTGATTACCGGAGCAGGTGGAAACTATATCGGTTGGGTATTGGTGGCAGCATCGCCAGAGGTGGCTTGGTCGGTGCTGACGGATTACGAGAATTTTGAGCAATTTTTGCCTACTGTGGCGTCGAGTTCGGTGATCGAAGCGGATGCGTCTCGCAAAGTGGTTGAACAGGTAGATAGCCGCCGGGTGTTGATGATGGAGGTTGAATCGACGGTGCGAACGGAGAATATTGAACAAGCACCCGATCGCATTTATTTTCAACTGGTCGATGGTGATCTGAAAACGCTGCAAGGCTATTGGAAGCTGTATCCGATTGCCATTGAGACGGGCAATTCTCAAGATCAGTTGCCTCAAGTTTTGGTAACGCAAACCGTGGAAGCCGAAGCCAACGCTGGCTTATTAGAAGGCATGTTTCATCAAGTATTTGCCGGAAGTTTGAGCGATAATTTGAGAGCCATTCAACAAGAAGCAGAACGGCGGAGCTTATGTGTGGACGATATACCCTAA